A genomic stretch from Glaciecola nitratireducens FR1064 includes:
- a CDS encoding aspartate-semialdehyde dehydrogenase, protein MSQSFDVAVLGATGLVGQTMMDLLEERDFPINKLYPLASERSAGGKITFKGEKITVLNADEFDWSKVQFGFFSAGGSVSAKYAPIAAEAGCVVIDNTSHFRYDADIPLVVPEVNAHALADFRNRNIIANPNCSTIQMLVALKPIHDAVGIERINVCTYQSVSGAGKSAMEALARQTAELLNAKAVTGEEFSRQIAFNVIPQIDVFLDNDYTKEEMKMVWETQKIMGDESILVNATAVRVPVFFGHGEAIHIETRQQIDAEAVKDLLRNAPGITLYEKSEDFPTQVSSASGNDSVHVGRVRNDISHSHGINLWVVSDNIRKGAATNSVQIAETLIKDYL, encoded by the coding sequence ATGTCGCAATCTTTCGACGTTGCTGTTTTAGGCGCTACTGGCTTAGTTGGCCAAACCATGATGGATCTATTGGAAGAACGAGATTTTCCAATTAACAAATTATACCCACTTGCGAGCGAGCGCTCAGCGGGAGGCAAGATAACGTTTAAAGGTGAAAAAATAACGGTCTTGAATGCCGACGAGTTCGATTGGTCTAAAGTACAGTTTGGCTTTTTTTCTGCCGGTGGTAGTGTGTCAGCAAAGTATGCCCCAATAGCAGCTGAAGCGGGTTGCGTTGTCATAGACAATACCTCTCACTTCCGTTATGACGCAGATATTCCACTTGTTGTACCAGAAGTAAATGCGCATGCCCTGGCAGATTTTAGAAACCGTAATATCATTGCTAACCCTAATTGCTCTACTATTCAAATGCTAGTAGCGTTGAAGCCTATCCATGATGCCGTTGGGATAGAGAGAATAAACGTGTGTACATATCAGTCTGTTTCTGGTGCAGGGAAAAGCGCAATGGAGGCCTTAGCGAGACAAACAGCAGAGCTGTTAAATGCAAAGGCGGTCACAGGTGAAGAGTTTTCTCGTCAAATAGCGTTCAACGTTATTCCACAAATTGACGTGTTTTTAGATAATGATTACACCAAAGAAGAAATGAAAATGGTGTGGGAAACCCAAAAAATCATGGGTGACGAAAGTATTTTGGTCAACGCGACTGCAGTAAGAGTGCCTGTTTTCTTCGGGCATGGAGAAGCTATTCACATTGAGACTCGTCAGCAAATAGATGCTGAAGCGGTGAAAGATTTGCTGCGTAATGCTCCTGGTATTACCTTATATGAAAAGTCAGAAGATTTTCCAACGCAAGTCTCATCGGCGAGTGGCAACGACAGCGTGCACGTAGGTCGGGTTAGAAATGATATTTCGCATTCGCATGGCATAAACCTCTGGGTTGTTTCAGATAACATTAGAAAGGGGGCTGCGACAAACAGCGTGCAGATAGCGGAGACTTTAATAAAGGATTATCTGTAA
- a CDS encoding FimV/HubP family polar landmark protein, giving the protein MQWSLLLTRAIFVAILGFSAVSNAVAQGTQIQGPRDAADVYSGVVYGPIDQSDTLWAISGQYRKNQQFTVYQVMLAIYELNPRAFANRNFNTMVNGSMLKLPSDRYIARIDPARARTKAEQDDRAFTQSTGRRGGSANQELSTSPDIENLKPDVPLVNKEELDAAQNQFQQQINSLKRQQAGIVNDFKQQLEQSIQATQIIIDENKVVLDELAKKDEEIVALKTELSEDFQAKLDDQAAQIQELREFVKLTKMKEEAKEESSFGNLIRQPLFIIIVATVAFFLIFVLVALVILRKPINDKEKSDASAEGAEDITLDDSVSHDADELLAILESGDVSDDDLLDDILSDELEESIDEVALDTDDFGDIDDEMLVPDQRDKNSEDDLSDALADLDSDDISLDDDLLDLEGEDIALDDNDSFDLDGLDDADAELEEVDIDSILDEQGVDIRQVEADANKQLRESDEDADDDNSFAESFAAAEAASGSDDEQLEIDIDDLLEQNVSNGDLPEGISLNRSGDIDENIIEQIRSEISEKNSEIKSLTESFEEELANNNFVDDDNADDDTTLQDPEANIASSDQQKSIRPLDELTKGLEDDIADAIANAEDEDASHGLEDQEIDDPLTDELLSELGAEQPDEDIDADIEELLTQPLEEEAVEEEDVEEGVNSTLEDSLNDLQTGTIDFEQHEEVADELEELDNIDIDSVLDDSLNDLLQNNLEADDFDAESGNNTELESASSIEDNSELDILAADADANENANLELDDALLKALDSTEAFDEIELDDIESDILDLNELSGLDSEDTSSDEEQDEQEADEPKLALDDIPSFASDERENKSNGVPAGSAEEDISIGEDEADVESSKTDASADDDLLDLPGLDDWLDDDEDTELSSSKGDSELAQALDEYSETDSEDDVLREIEEADFDSLLEEMGALSDEQTAAEIDKLASDDLDDFEVEGDLEDITPETLDNPDLDLTALFDESEVEDSKDFIDVDSLLQESENLTPATDEELGLGFDMSLDNFLNDEAEIDVDLDADQASNLDLAQVYIDMEDNEAAIEALEDVLQKGTAEQKVEAQALLKQLRG; this is encoded by the coding sequence ATGCAGTGGTCTCTATTACTCACTCGTGCAATATTTGTAGCTATTTTAGGTTTTTCAGCAGTCTCAAATGCAGTTGCACAAGGCACGCAAATTCAAGGTCCTCGTGACGCCGCTGATGTATATTCAGGGGTTGTTTATGGACCCATTGATCAGTCAGATACCTTATGGGCCATTTCTGGGCAATATAGAAAAAATCAGCAATTCACCGTATATCAGGTGATGCTTGCTATATACGAACTCAATCCTCGTGCTTTTGCAAATCGTAACTTCAACACGATGGTCAATGGCTCAATGTTAAAGCTCCCCTCAGATCGTTACATAGCCAGAATTGACCCAGCAAGAGCGAGAACTAAAGCTGAGCAGGATGATCGTGCGTTCACTCAGTCAACAGGGCGCCGTGGTGGGAGTGCTAATCAAGAGCTCAGCACATCGCCTGACATTGAGAATTTAAAACCGGATGTCCCTCTGGTAAATAAAGAAGAATTAGACGCCGCACAGAATCAGTTTCAACAGCAAATAAACTCCCTAAAACGTCAACAAGCAGGCATCGTCAACGATTTTAAACAACAGCTAGAGCAGTCCATACAAGCAACTCAAATTATTATCGATGAAAATAAAGTCGTGCTTGACGAGTTAGCGAAGAAAGACGAAGAAATTGTTGCGCTTAAAACTGAATTATCGGAAGACTTTCAAGCAAAACTGGACGATCAAGCGGCGCAAATTCAGGAATTACGTGAATTTGTAAAGCTAACAAAAATGAAGGAAGAAGCAAAAGAAGAGAGCTCATTTGGCAATCTTATCAGGCAACCACTTTTCATTATTATTGTTGCCACAGTCGCTTTCTTTCTTATTTTTGTGTTAGTTGCTCTCGTGATTTTACGCAAACCGATCAACGATAAGGAAAAAAGCGACGCGAGTGCTGAAGGTGCCGAAGATATCACATTAGATGATTCTGTTTCTCACGACGCTGATGAGCTGTTGGCGATCTTGGAAAGCGGTGATGTATCCGATGACGACTTATTGGACGATATTTTATCCGATGAACTTGAAGAGTCCATCGACGAAGTTGCGTTGGATACTGATGATTTTGGTGATATTGACGACGAAATGTTGGTGCCCGATCAGAGAGATAAAAACTCGGAGGATGACCTTAGTGATGCGTTGGCAGATCTCGATAGCGACGACATAAGTCTGGACGACGATTTGCTTGATTTAGAAGGCGAAGATATCGCCCTCGATGACAACGATAGCTTTGATTTAGATGGGCTAGATGATGCAGACGCAGAGCTTGAAGAAGTCGATATTGACAGCATACTTGACGAGCAAGGTGTTGATATTAGACAAGTTGAAGCTGATGCGAACAAGCAGCTGCGCGAAAGCGACGAGGACGCCGACGACGATAATTCATTCGCTGAGAGTTTTGCTGCAGCGGAGGCTGCGTCTGGGTCTGATGATGAGCAGCTTGAAATAGATATTGATGACTTGCTGGAACAAAATGTATCAAACGGCGATTTGCCTGAGGGCATTTCGCTGAATCGTTCTGGAGATATTGACGAAAATATTATTGAACAGATTCGATCTGAAATTTCAGAAAAAAATAGTGAAATTAAATCGTTAACAGAATCTTTTGAGGAAGAGCTAGCAAACAATAACTTCGTTGATGACGATAACGCTGATGATGACACTACTCTGCAAGATCCTGAAGCCAATATTGCTTCTTCAGACCAGCAAAAATCTATTCGTCCGCTAGATGAGCTGACGAAAGGCCTTGAGGATGATATTGCAGATGCCATTGCAAATGCAGAAGACGAGGATGCATCTCATGGTCTAGAAGACCAAGAAATTGATGATCCTCTTACTGATGAGCTGTTGAGTGAACTAGGTGCTGAACAGCCTGACGAAGATATAGATGCAGATATTGAAGAACTATTGACTCAACCCTTAGAAGAAGAGGCTGTTGAAGAAGAGGATGTTGAAGAAGGGGTCAACTCAACATTAGAAGATAGCTTGAACGACCTACAAACCGGTACAATTGATTTTGAGCAGCATGAAGAAGTTGCCGATGAACTCGAAGAGTTAGATAACATCGATATTGATTCGGTATTGGATGATAGTTTAAACGATTTGCTGCAAAACAATCTTGAAGCAGATGATTTTGATGCTGAGAGTGGCAACAACACTGAATTAGAATCAGCGAGTTCCATCGAGGATAATAGTGAACTTGATATTCTTGCTGCCGATGCCGATGCTAATGAAAATGCAAACCTAGAATTAGATGATGCTTTGCTTAAAGCATTGGACTCGACTGAGGCGTTTGACGAGATTGAGCTTGACGACATTGAGTCAGACATTCTGGATTTAAATGAACTCTCTGGATTGGATTCTGAAGATACATCTTCGGATGAAGAGCAAGATGAGCAAGAAGCTGATGAGCCAAAACTCGCGTTGGATGATATTCCTAGCTTTGCCAGTGATGAACGTGAAAACAAGTCGAATGGCGTGCCAGCAGGGTCTGCAGAAGAAGATATAAGCATCGGCGAAGACGAAGCGGATGTTGAAAGTAGCAAAACTGATGCTAGCGCAGACGATGATTTATTAGATCTGCCAGGATTAGACGATTGGTTAGATGATGACGAAGATACAGAGCTAAGTTCCTCTAAGGGTGATAGTGAGCTTGCGCAAGCCTTAGATGAGTATAGTGAAACGGATTCAGAAGATGACGTTTTACGTGAAATTGAGGAGGCGGACTTTGATTCCTTGTTAGAGGAAATGGGGGCTTTGTCTGACGAACAAACAGCCGCAGAAATTGACAAGTTGGCGAGTGACGATTTGGACGACTTTGAAGTCGAAGGAGATTTAGAGGATATTACTCCTGAAACGTTGGACAACCCAGATCTAGATTTAACTGCGTTGTTTGATGAATCAGAAGTAGAAGACTCAAAAGATTTTATTGATGTGGACAGCTTGCTGCAGGAAAGTGAAAATTTAACACCTGCTACGGACGAAGAATTGGGACTAGGTTTCGATATGTCGCTTGATAACTTTCTTAATGACGAAGCCGAAATAGATGTTGATTTAGATGCGGATCAAGCGAGCAATTTGGACTTAGCTCAGGTATACATTGATATGGAAGATAATGAGGCTGCAATTGAAGCGTTAGAAGACGTTTTGCAAAAAGGCACTGCTGAGCAAAAAGTAGAAGCGCAAGCGCTATTAAAGCAGTTGAGGGGCTGA
- the fabB gene encoding beta-ketoacyl-ACP synthase I has protein sequence MRRAVITGLGIVSSIGNNKEEVTDSLRAGRSGITFSQQFADMGLRSQVWGDLKIELSEHIDRKAMRFMGDAAGYAFVAMQQAIEDAGLTEEQYSNERVGIIAGSGGASSENQVISADTLREKSVKRIGPYMVTRCMGSTVSACLATPFKIKGVNYSISSACATSAHCIGNALEMIQLGKQDMVFAGGGEELHWALSSQFDAMGALSTKYNDDPTKASRTYDADRDGFVSSGGGGMVVVEELEHALARGAKIYAEVVGYGATSDGYDMVAPSGEGAVRCMKQALQGIDQPVDYLNTHGTSTPVGDVKELEAIQTLFGKNSPPMSATKSMTGHALGAAGVNEAIYSILMMENDFIAPSINVDKLDEAALGLDIVTETREAKLDLVMSNSFGFGGTNATLVLKKYHA, from the coding sequence ATGAGAAGAGCAGTGATTACTGGCCTTGGCATCGTATCGAGCATAGGCAATAACAAAGAAGAAGTGACCGATTCATTAAGAGCGGGTCGCTCGGGTATTACCTTTTCACAACAGTTTGCTGACATGGGGCTTCGCAGCCAAGTTTGGGGAGATCTCAAAATAGAACTTTCCGAACATATTGATCGTAAAGCAATGCGCTTTATGGGTGATGCTGCAGGTTATGCATTTGTCGCAATGCAGCAAGCGATAGAAGATGCGGGTTTAACGGAAGAGCAATATTCGAACGAACGAGTTGGGATTATTGCAGGTTCTGGCGGAGCTTCCTCTGAAAACCAAGTAATATCAGCCGATACTTTGCGTGAAAAGAGCGTTAAACGCATTGGCCCATATATGGTTACTCGCTGCATGGGCAGCACTGTTTCTGCATGTTTGGCAACACCGTTTAAGATTAAAGGCGTAAATTACAGCATTTCTTCTGCCTGTGCGACCAGCGCGCACTGCATCGGTAACGCATTGGAAATGATTCAACTTGGTAAGCAAGATATGGTATTCGCCGGTGGCGGTGAAGAATTGCATTGGGCTCTATCAAGCCAGTTCGACGCAATGGGCGCCTTATCAACGAAATATAACGATGATCCAACAAAAGCATCACGCACCTACGACGCGGATCGAGATGGGTTCGTCAGTTCTGGCGGCGGCGGCATGGTCGTTGTTGAAGAGTTAGAGCATGCGCTAGCTCGCGGTGCGAAGATATACGCGGAAGTGGTAGGCTACGGTGCTACATCTGACGGCTATGACATGGTTGCTCCATCGGGTGAGGGCGCTGTTCGTTGTATGAAACAAGCGCTACAAGGAATTGACCAGCCAGTCGATTATTTGAATACTCACGGCACATCAACTCCCGTGGGAGACGTCAAAGAATTGGAAGCAATTCAAACTCTGTTTGGCAAGAACAGTCCGCCTATGAGTGCGACAAAATCAATGACCGGTCATGCACTAGGAGCTGCGGGTGTGAACGAAGCGATTTACAGTATCCTGATGATGGAGAATGATTTCATTGCACCTTCAATTAACGTTGATAAGCTTGATGAAGCTGCATTAGGTTTAGATATTGTTACGGAAACCAGGGAAGCGAAACTAGACCTTGTTATGTCAAACAGTTTTGGTTTTGGTGGCACTAACGCTACGCTGGTGTTGAAAAAATATCACGCTTAG
- the mnmC gene encoding bifunctional tRNA (5-methylaminomethyl-2-thiouridine)(34)-methyltransferase MnmD/FAD-dependent 5-carboxymethylaminomethyl-2-thiouridine(34) oxidoreductase MnmC, which produces MKISNASINFNESGTPVASAFDDVYFSNESGIHETQFVFIDSNHLNERWLKTTQSSFHIGETGFGTGLNFLVAAQQFMSFRKNNPTSPLNQLYFFSTEKFPLTALDLRKALTLWPELSILSDALIKQYPMALPGLHRIHLFDNQVILDLWLGDATEGFSHAHAHNEGRIDAWFLDGFAPSKNDSMWQPALFNQIKRLSKNHATFATFTAAGAVKRGLRDAGFTVDKQKGFGKKREMLIGNLTLTEDEKISPRQAPINHRHTSISMPHTSTKQHVAIVGGGIAAAICALKLIRAGKKVSLYCADDKLAQGASGNEQGGFYPQLNAEAGIASQIHAHSFLYARQFYEQLLSEGHFFEHQWCGVLQLCFNENVTSRYQNMMRNQTWPQALVEWLEPEQASTIANIQIPTPGLHLPLGGWLSPPSLVEACINAAGGDDLSIYVSHRLQNIVTAENKTQLIFTCAKNSAINPASENIKTEADVVVLACGAESHLLQDLDLPFRMTRGQVERIPSNSSISPLSTVLCHKGYMTPAHQNHHAMGSTYVKNDLNTEYRESEAELNLNMHQQALDGASWSHDLVLNKSLNESNSNHAAVDNDPRGRAAIRCSLPDHLPVVGAFPLVETQKVELNELYKAKADNYYPTPSVQPNVYLLTGLGSRGLTTAPLMAEILVSQLCSAPLPLDKRLLNALNTNRFLIRDLIRRHNLVT; this is translated from the coding sequence TTGAAGATTTCTAATGCGAGCATTAACTTTAATGAAAGCGGCACTCCCGTTGCTAGCGCGTTTGACGACGTCTACTTCTCTAATGAAAGCGGCATCCATGAAACTCAGTTTGTCTTTATTGACAGCAATCATCTGAATGAGCGCTGGTTAAAGACCACGCAATCGAGTTTCCATATCGGTGAAACAGGCTTTGGTACGGGACTCAATTTCCTCGTCGCAGCACAGCAATTCATGTCCTTTAGAAAAAATAATCCAACATCACCATTGAACCAACTCTATTTTTTCAGTACCGAGAAGTTTCCACTGACCGCGCTTGATTTACGCAAAGCCTTAACGTTATGGCCTGAGTTGAGCATACTAAGTGATGCGTTAATTAAGCAGTATCCTATGGCTCTGCCAGGTCTGCATCGTATTCACTTATTTGATAACCAAGTAATTTTAGATTTGTGGTTAGGCGATGCTACAGAAGGATTCAGCCATGCGCACGCCCACAACGAAGGACGAATTGATGCTTGGTTTTTAGATGGTTTTGCGCCTAGTAAAAATGATTCAATGTGGCAACCTGCTCTGTTTAATCAAATTAAGCGTTTGAGTAAAAATCACGCCACATTTGCAACATTTACCGCCGCTGGCGCAGTAAAGCGAGGGCTCCGAGATGCTGGTTTTACTGTTGACAAACAAAAGGGCTTTGGAAAGAAGCGAGAGATGTTGATTGGTAATTTAACGCTAACAGAAGACGAAAAAATTAGCCCAAGACAAGCACCGATAAATCATCGCCACACATCAATAAGCATGCCTCATACATCAACAAAACAGCACGTTGCTATTGTCGGCGGTGGCATAGCGGCTGCAATTTGCGCATTAAAACTAATTAGAGCGGGTAAAAAAGTAAGCCTCTATTGTGCAGACGATAAGCTAGCACAAGGCGCCTCAGGCAATGAACAAGGTGGCTTTTACCCGCAGTTGAATGCCGAAGCAGGCATTGCAAGTCAGATCCATGCGCATAGTTTTTTATATGCACGTCAATTTTATGAGCAATTATTAAGTGAAGGGCATTTCTTCGAGCATCAATGGTGTGGAGTACTGCAGTTATGCTTTAACGAAAATGTGACCAGCAGATATCAAAATATGATGCGCAATCAAACTTGGCCACAGGCTCTAGTTGAGTGGCTTGAACCTGAACAGGCCTCGACTATTGCAAACATCCAAATTCCTACTCCTGGTCTGCATCTGCCATTAGGAGGATGGTTATCGCCGCCTAGCTTAGTAGAAGCATGCATTAACGCTGCTGGCGGAGATGACCTCAGTATTTATGTGAGCCACCGACTCCAAAATATTGTGACTGCTGAAAATAAAACTCAACTCATATTTACTTGTGCAAAAAACAGCGCGATTAATCCAGCATCGGAAAATATTAAAACAGAAGCAGATGTTGTGGTACTCGCCTGTGGTGCTGAATCACACCTATTACAGGATCTCGATTTGCCTTTTCGCATGACTCGTGGTCAGGTCGAGCGTATTCCAAGTAATTCGAGTATTTCACCTCTCAGTACCGTTTTGTGTCACAAGGGATACATGACGCCCGCGCATCAAAATCATCATGCAATGGGCTCAACGTATGTTAAGAACGATTTAAATACTGAGTATAGAGAAAGTGAAGCTGAATTAAATTTGAATATGCATCAACAGGCACTAGATGGCGCTTCTTGGTCGCATGATCTCGTTCTCAACAAATCGCTTAATGAAAGTAATTCAAATCATGCTGCCGTTGATAATGATCCACGAGGAAGAGCAGCCATTCGCTGCAGTCTGCCAGATCACTTACCAGTGGTTGGGGCTTTTCCGCTAGTAGAAACGCAAAAGGTTGAATTGAATGAACTCTACAAAGCGAAAGCGGATAATTACTATCCCACCCCTTCAGTACAGCCCAATGTTTACTTGCTAACGGGTTTAGGTTCTAGGGGCTTAACCACTGCTCCGCTAATGGCTGAAATACTTGTCAGCCAGCTATGTTCAGCGCCGTTGCCACTGGATAAGCGCTTATTGAATGCGCTCAATACAAACCGCTTTTTGATCCGTGATTTAATCCGACGTCATAATCTTGTTACATAG
- a CDS encoding GGDEF domain-containing protein — protein MTTEASKRAIHQSPDAELDIFLAKSTLGFKKWSFLVGLLSYSGFTALDFFRFPSELYSTTIPARVLFVLIPLCIAVYVHWTKPISSTRAYISLNTTIYLATGLVNVFVYALARGSGVSEFSELGFVLIILFGCLMISLPILHATMVSIFLIVVLFFVTSLVEGFVIAHVFQISVYTCVATLCLIVHASFQRLLTDNYNMIQQFYGDSITDRLTGLKNNRYFVKQTLHLIQQGKVENKEVSLVIIDIDNFKEINDKYGHAYGDDCLSKLGKTLRSVCRREHDFPCRFAGDEFTIVMYDASKQEVMKVCQDILTDIQLYDVEVSIGNATSKIDKSMPAIVIKNKLFEQADEALYKAKENGRNMVFSAADLEG, from the coding sequence GTGACTACTGAAGCATCAAAGCGAGCTATTCATCAAAGTCCAGATGCAGAGTTAGATATTTTTCTTGCAAAATCGACTTTGGGTTTTAAAAAGTGGTCTTTCCTTGTAGGCTTACTCTCCTATTCTGGCTTTACGGCACTCGACTTTTTTCGTTTTCCTTCCGAATTGTATTCGACAACTATTCCGGCAAGAGTTTTATTTGTGCTAATTCCACTTTGTATCGCGGTTTATGTTCATTGGACCAAACCAATATCATCGACTCGCGCATATATAAGCCTCAATACAACGATATATTTAGCAACCGGCCTAGTGAATGTATTCGTGTATGCGTTAGCCAGAGGAAGTGGTGTTAGCGAGTTCTCTGAACTGGGTTTTGTGCTGATTATTTTATTTGGTTGTCTAATGATTTCCTTGCCCATATTGCATGCAACAATGGTCAGTATATTTTTAATTGTTGTTTTGTTTTTCGTTACTTCCCTTGTTGAAGGCTTTGTTATAGCACATGTTTTTCAGATTAGTGTTTATACATGTGTAGCCACACTTTGTTTGATTGTGCACGCTAGTTTTCAACGGTTGTTGACAGATAACTACAACATGATCCAACAATTTTATGGTGATTCGATCACAGACCGCTTGACCGGTTTAAAAAATAATCGGTACTTTGTTAAGCAAACATTACATTTAATACAGCAGGGCAAAGTAGAAAATAAAGAAGTGTCACTGGTCATTATTGACATAGATAATTTTAAAGAAATAAATGATAAATACGGTCATGCTTATGGTGATGATTGTTTATCTAAGCTTGGAAAAACACTAAGGTCAGTATGCAGACGTGAGCATGATTTTCCGTGTCGTTTTGCTGGCGATGAATTTACTATAGTGATGTACGATGCAAGCAAACAAGAAGTCATGAAAGTGTGTCAAGATATTCTAACCGATATTCAGCTTTACGACGTTGAAGTGTCCATTGGCAACGCTACTTCAAAAATTGACAAAAGCATGCCTGCTATAGTCATTAAAAATAAGCTATTCGAGCAGGCCGATGAGGCGCTTTATAAAGCGAAAGAAAACGGCCGAAATATGGTTTTTTCAGCCGCTGATTTGGAGGGTTAA
- a CDS encoding YfcL family protein gives MRQDCRFIEQTDKMQAHLDSFIVDGSDHELFIASYLHGHFDVAVANVEKLIEKGEENPISTLHSTLQVQLKSAFENNELSDQDAQQVSGLFNFLFQM, from the coding sequence TTGAGGCAAGACTGTAGATTTATCGAACAAACCGACAAGATGCAGGCGCATTTGGATTCATTTATCGTAGATGGGAGCGACCACGAGCTGTTTATCGCAAGTTACTTACACGGTCATTTTGATGTGGCAGTTGCGAACGTTGAGAAATTGATTGAAAAAGGCGAGGAGAATCCAATCTCAACGCTACACAGTACACTCCAAGTTCAATTGAAAAGCGCATTTGAGAATAATGAGCTCAGTGACCAAGATGCTCAGCAAGTTAGCGGGTTGTTTAATTTTTTATTTCAAATGTAG
- a CDS encoding 4-phosphoerythronate dehydrogenase, whose protein sequence is MKILYDTAMPYANAFFSGLGDANAFELGSLNSEALVDVDALFVRSTTKVTAELLQKANKLQFVATATAGFNHIDVDYLERSGITWYAAGGCNAVAVAEYVIGAILQLAHEDNFNPFDKKVAIIGAGNVGTALSQILDGLQLNYVLCDPPLQEAGDRRSFVDLTDALQADIICLHTPLTSKGKHPTLHMLGKEQLLTLSAHQYVINACRGEVIDNDALLNCYSLGQHLNVVLDVWENEPFINHQLIPYVRLATAHIAGHTLEGKARGTSMVYDAFCKHLNLQSQLKLEQFLPRFENNPMVNSSNSSFNQLFQLVKYMYDIKKDDGIFRARMAKSKAFAAIRKHYPIRREFSAAEVTFCTEEADETNKKNVAKIAASIGFKIAN, encoded by the coding sequence TTGAAAATTTTGTATGACACTGCAATGCCATACGCCAACGCCTTCTTTTCTGGTTTAGGTGATGCAAATGCTTTTGAGTTAGGTAGTTTAAACAGCGAAGCGCTTGTTGATGTTGACGCATTGTTTGTTCGTTCGACAACTAAAGTAACAGCAGAATTACTGCAAAAAGCGAATAAGTTACAGTTTGTTGCAACGGCAACGGCGGGCTTTAATCACATTGATGTCGATTATCTTGAGCGTAGCGGTATAACTTGGTACGCGGCGGGTGGTTGTAACGCAGTAGCCGTTGCTGAATATGTTATAGGCGCAATTCTCCAACTTGCGCATGAAGATAATTTTAATCCTTTCGATAAGAAAGTAGCGATAATTGGAGCCGGAAATGTCGGCACAGCACTTTCTCAAATTTTAGATGGTTTGCAATTAAACTATGTTTTGTGCGACCCACCGCTGCAAGAAGCAGGTGACCGAAGATCATTCGTGGACCTCACCGATGCTCTGCAAGCTGACATAATTTGCCTGCACACGCCTCTTACATCGAAAGGTAAGCATCCTACATTACACATGCTGGGTAAGGAGCAATTATTAACTTTATCTGCGCATCAGTACGTCATTAATGCATGCCGTGGTGAAGTTATCGACAATGATGCTTTACTCAACTGCTACAGCTTGGGTCAGCATCTAAACGTTGTGTTAGATGTTTGGGAAAATGAACCATTCATTAATCACCAGCTAATTCCTTACGTTCGCCTAGCAACGGCGCATATTGCTGGGCATACTTTGGAAGGCAAGGCGAGAGGAACGTCGATGGTCTACGATGCCTTTTGTAAGCATTTAAATTTGCAAAGTCAGCTGAAATTAGAGCAATTCCTTCCTCGTTTTGAAAATAACCCAATGGTAAATTCATCTAATTCCTCTTTTAATCAATTATTTCAATTGGTTAAGTATATGTACGACATTAAAAAGGATGATGGTATTTTTCGTGCTCGCATGGCAAAATCAAAGGCGTTTGCTGCAATTAGAAAACACTACCCGATAAGGCGAGAATTCAGCGCAGCGGAAGTGACATTTTGCACTGAAGAAGCAGACGAAACTAATAAAAAGAATGTGGCAAAAATAGCTGCGTCAATAGGGTTTAAAATAGCCAACTAA
- a CDS encoding outer membrane protein assembly factor BamE, which translates to MKLTQLLIVIAMILSTSACKNWIYRIDVPQGNYLDDRDVKKLRISMTKEQVIYVLGRPVVEDSFDEDTWYYIYEMKRGMSKRGEDFKKDLIISFEDGKLITVEGDFELSEDFNVPLDA; encoded by the coding sequence ATGAAGTTAACACAACTACTGATTGTCATTGCAATGATATTATCTACCTCGGCTTGTAAAAACTGGATATATCGCATCGATGTACCTCAGGGCAATTATCTTGACGATAGAGACGTCAAAAAGCTCCGGATCAGTATGACCAAAGAACAAGTAATATATGTGCTAGGGCGCCCAGTCGTAGAAGACTCATTTGATGAAGACACTTGGTACTATATTTATGAAATGAAGCGAGGAATGAGTAAACGCGGAGAAGACTTTAAGAAAGATCTGATCATCAGTTTCGAAGATGGAAAACTGATAACAGTTGAAGGCGACTTTGAACTATCCGAAGACTTTAATGTTCCGTTAGACGCCTAG